One Fusarium falciforme chromosome 1, complete sequence genomic window carries:
- a CDS encoding LigD-N domain-containing protein, whose translation MTKKRPPSPNLIPNPFIKKKNLEWTLDSPSTTQSTQSSLIPLPLPSTTDIESGSSTIDDHLSHFKAHLSKHAITPSPLLSISSYASLYSSNVGNPQGAHFVIHQHDHPIAGTHYDLRLQINETSSVSWAIMYGLPGDPNSVRLNRNATETRIHCLWNHLIETASSSTGSLLIWDTGTYRILPRKSKHSPPSDPSSPPSSPDPSPEATPQVLLHAAFQKRKIRIRLHGSRLPDPYVLNLRLTKSEDAAGRAKSGRAPRTKRRRQGRGAPQPQYETSDEGESEDGKGEDVPVTVDTAANAEKLSAMEREIRELEDEQVRLTNAYPGASNTIGSVHQRRWYVSMDRSACGFVEKRTKGRSSWESDNHVEPHETGPGEAQDKPTGRLSYPFYVRGAEYERSVVTGRRGADILKDEGVRDFVQRKGWEPVLN comes from the exons ATGACCAAGAAACGACCCCCAAGCCCAAATCTCATACCCAACCCattcatcaagaagaaaaacCTTGAATGGACACTAGATTCTCCATCTACTACCCAATCTACTCAATCCTCCCTCATCCCTCTCCCACTACCGAGCACGACCGACATCGAGTCAGGATCATCTACCATAGATGACCACCTCTCCCATTTCAAAGCTCACCTTTCCAAACACGCTATAACACCATCCCCACTGCTTTCTATCTCATCGTATGCCTCACTCTACTCTAGCAACGTAGGCAACCCCCAAGGTGCTCACTTTGTCATTCATCAACATGACCACCCCATTGCTGGCACGCATTATGATCTCCGGCTCCAGATCAACGAGACGAGCAGCGTCAGTTGGGCCATCATGTACGGCCTCCCGGGTGACCCGAATAGTGTTAGACTGAATCGAAATGCCACCGAGACACGGATTCATTGCCTCTGG AACCATCTGATAGAAACTGCTTCATCGTCAACAGGCTCATTACTCATATGGGATACGGGAACATACAGAATACTTCCCAGGAAGAGCAAGCACTCACCGCCATCCGATCCCTCATCAcccccatcatcaccagatCCATCGCCCGAAGCAACACCACAAGTCCTCTTACACGCCGCTTTCCAAAAACGCAAGATCCGCATCCGCCTCCACGGTTCTCGCTTACCGGACCCTTACGTTCTTAACCTCCGCCTCACCAAATCAGAGGACGCGGCTGGGAGGGCAAAAAGTGGACGGGCGCCTCGAACTAAACGCCGTCGTCAGGGTAGAGGCGCTCCGCAGCCACAGTACGAGACAAGTGATGAGGGTGAGAGTGAAGACGGTAAAGGCGAAGACGTGCCCGTAACTGTTGATACAGCCGCAAACGCAGAGAAGCTGTCTGCGATGGAACGTGAGATCCGCGAGCTCGAGGATGAACAAGTCCGTCTAACAAACGCCTACCCAGGGGCTTCCAATACCATTGGCAGCGTCCACCAGCGTCGATGGTATGTTTCAATGGACCGATCGGCCTGTGGTTTCGTTGAGAAGCGAACCAAGGGTCGTTCAAGCTGGGAGTCAGACAATCATGTAGAACCCCACGAGACAGGGCCTGGCGAGGCCCAGGACAAGCCAACTGGTCGCCTGTCTTATCCATTCTACGTTCGTGGCGCCGAATATGAGCGCAGTGTTGTGACGGGACGGCGAGGTGCTGACATTCTCAAGGACGAGGGGGTGAGAGATTTTGTGCAACGCAAAGGTTGGGAACCTGTGCTGAACTGA